In Syntrophorhabdus sp., the sequence TGGTTGCACTATCCTTCATCGACCAATCGGCATGCGAGTTTCAGGATTACTGCAACCATCTCTACTGCATCGATGGCAGGTGCGACTGCCCGTGGTCCTGGAAGAAGTCGGCAGGCCTTGCCCTGCCTGCATCCGCATAGGGTATCACAAAGTTTTCTTTACAATTCCGCTCGTGTGATATAATGTATTCGCTATGTTTTTCAGGAGGTGGCAATGAAAACAGGAAACGTTTTGCAGGGCAACACCCTTCTCGGACAGACACGGTCACCGCGCGACAACAGGACCGCCCAGAAGAAGGACAGCGCGCCCGTCGAGGAAAAGGTGGACCTTTCGACGAAGAAGGCACCCATCATTCCGAGCGCGGCAGCCTCATACGATGACGTACTCGAACTGCTCTACGGCATCGACTTTAGCCAGTTCAAGAACGTCGAGTGGATGTCCAGGGAAGGCTCATCGAAGATGATGGAGCTCCTCTCGACCTGACACAATCCTGCCATCGACCGGGGCCTAAGGGAGGATGAGAGTTTCTTACGCTCTCGTCCTGCCCGCATCCAGGCCGCCCTTAACCACCGCCCCGGAATTCCTCATCGCCTCTGCCCTATTCACGGGACAAAGAAAGAACTCTTTGCTTAACGGTAATTTAACAGCCATTTAACGCCCCCTTAATCAAAATTGGTTAATCTTGCCTCAGCAAAACTTGAATCCATAGGAACGGAAAGGAAGAAAAGGCATCACCCGTCATCTGTACCACGATAACCATTACTAAGGAGGCAGGAATGAAGAAGTTCTTATTGGCCCTGATCGCTGTTGCCCTGGTTCTTCCGGCGCTTGGCAACGCGGGGAGCGTATCGAGCAGGTATGACGTCACGTTCGGCGGCTTCGTGAAGTTCGATCTTGGCTATTCGACCCAGAATTCACACGCGGACCCGTCCTACGCGTACAGGAGCAGCACATCCGACCGCCGCATTCTGGCTGACGAGTACGGCAACACCTACATGACGGGCGCCGAAACCCGTTTCAACTTCCTCATCAAGGGTCCCGAGCTCTGGGGCGCGAAGACGAGCGCCTTTATCGAAGGTGACTTTCGCGGCACGACAACGGGCAACCAGTATGGCGGCTTCCAGCTGAGGCACGCGTGGATGAAGATGAAGTGGAACTCATCGGAACTGCTCGCCGGCCAGGCCTACCAGCAGTGGGGCATGCCGTACTACTCCGCCCAGATAGGCGCCGACGACTTCAAGCAGTATCTCAAGGGTATCAGGACACCCCAGGTGGCCTTCCGATACTTCCTCACGAAAGAGTTGAGCGCCATGTTCGGCCTCACCTCCGCCACGGAGTGGTCGGGAGCAACCCGTCAGTACAACGACGGTTATGCAAGAAGCTCCTGGCCGGGCCTCCAGGGAGAGATAGCATACTGGACGGACCGCTGCGGCAAGATCGGCTCCAATAACCTCAAGTTCGGCCTTGGAGCATACTACGGCAGGGACACGGAATCCTACACCACCGCCACGGACTACAAGGACACCACGATCAACGCCTGGGTCACCGCGTTCCGCTACTCCATCCCGATCGTTCCCGAAAGACAGGGCAACAAGGCAATGTCCGTCCTGCTCAACGGCAACTTCTTTGTCGGGCAGAACGTCGCGGGAAACAACTGGATGGGCTCCTCGGGCCCGAGCAATGGCTCCTACCTGAGGCCGGACAACAGCGCGGCGGCGCCGACGCTCTTCGGGCTCTTCTCCCAGCTCTCCTGGTGGATGACCGACAAGCTCTGGGTCAACGGCATGTACGGCTACCTCAAGTACAACTACAGCGGGTGGGCGCGCACGAATAACGCGACGGCCCGCGACAGGATCAACATGTCCCAGACCTTCGGCGCGAACCTGCTCTGGGACGCGAACCAGTCGATCAGGCTTGGTCTACAGTGGATGAGGATGTTCACCCATTATAACGGTGTGGGCCAGGGTACCGGCGTGGGTACCGGTTTCGCCAACTCAAGCGGTATCATGGACCAGTACAGGTTCGCAGCCTGGTATTTCTTCTAAGAAACCCCCCGTTCGGACAGGAAAAGGGGCCTCGAAAAGGCCCCTTTTCTTTTTTGCTTTCCCGGGAAACGATCCCTTCTTTATTCCTTCCCGTCCCTTTCCTCGCGATGGTGCTTGATCACCCTTCCCTCGACCATGAAGATCACGTCCTCGCAGATGTTCGTGGAAAGATCGGCGATGCGCTCGAGGTTGTTCGCGACCCTGATGAGGTGCAGCGACCTCTCGATCGTCGCCGGGTCCGAGGACATGAAGGTCACGAGTTCGCGAAAGATCTGGACCTGCAGTGCGTCGATGATATGGTCCCGCTCGCAGACCTCTTGCGCGAGAGACGCGTCCTCGTTCAGAAAGGCGGTGATGCTGTCACTTAAGCTCCTCGTCGTCTCCCCGGCAAGCCGGGGAATATCGACAAGAGGCTTCACAGGCACGTGGGATATGAGGAACAATCCGCTGTCGGCAATGTTCGCGACGTGATCTCCCATCCGTTCCAGATCGCTCGTCATCTTGAAGATCATGAGGATGATGCGCAGATCCCGCGCCCTCGGCTGGTACTGCGCTATGGCCCCCGTGCACAGCTCGTCGAGTTCGATCTCGAAATCGTTCGTCGCCGGCTCCAGTTCGTCAATGACCCGGCGAAGAGGGGCCTCCCGCCTCTCCAGAAGACCCGTCATGCTCTCGGCGATCATCTTCTCCACCAGGGTGGCGTATTCGACAAGCTCTTTCTTGAGCTCCTTTGTCCTGACCTCCAGCATCCCTTTTAGCC encodes:
- the phoU gene encoding phosphate signaling complex protein PhoU — its product is MLEVRTKELKKELVEYATLVEKMIAESMTGLLERREAPLRRVIDELEPATNDFEIELDELCTGAIAQYQPRARDLRIILMIFKMTSDLERMGDHVANIADSGLFLISHVPVKPLVDIPRLAGETTRSLSDSITAFLNEDASLAQEVCERDHIIDALQVQIFRELVTFMSSDPATIERSLHLIRVANNLERIADLSTNICEDVIFMVEGRVIKHHREERDGKE